The nucleotide window GTGCGCGTGGTGCGCTTCTGCTGGGTATAGCCGACGAACACGCCGAACCGGTCTTCCTTGTCGTGCCAGGAATACGAGCCGGAGATCTGTCCATCGGTCTTCCTGGTGGTGTCCGACCAGGTGCCTTCGACATTGACGAAGCCGGAGTTGGGCTCCAGCTCGAGCGGACGGCGCGTGTGCAGGATCACCGTGCCGCCGATGCCGCCTTCGTCGATGCGCGCCTCCGGCGTCTTGAACAGCTCGGCGCTGCCCAGCATGTTCGACGGCAGCAGCGTGTAGTTGAAAGAACGGGTCGGGTCGCCGTTGGATTCGGCGCTGGCGATGTAGTTGCCGTTCAACTGGGTCAGGACCAGCTCCGAGGACAGGCCGCGGACGCTGACGTTCTTGCCTTCGCCGCCATCGCGGCTGATGAGCACGCCCGGCACGCGCTGCAGCGCATCGGCGACATTCTTGTCGGGGAACTTGCCGACGTCCTCCGCGGTGATGACTTCCACCACGGCGTTCGCGTTGCGCTTCTGCTCCAGGCTCTGCTCGATCGAGTAGCGGTAGCCCTTGACCGTCACCGTATCCAGGTCGGTGGCCTGCACCTGGGCCTGGTCCGGCGTGGCGGGCGCGCTGTCCGCCTGTTGTGCGAGCGCGTTAGCGGATGCGACGGTCGCGGACAACGCGATGGCGATCCCTACATACAGCGTGCTGCGAGTGCGTGCGTGTGGCGTGCATTTCATTTCAATCACCCTCTCCCAAGATTGATCGGCTGCTGACGCGATGGAATTTGTATCGATCTAAAATTCGCGAAAATAAAAACCTGTCACCACAGGACGGTCCGTGCGCCATGACGGCGCCCCAGGTTCCCTTCCTGGCCCCTCCCCTCCACGAAAGACCGGTTTAGATCGGTCTAATCCACGGAGCACATAATTAGCACAGCGGTTTCCGGGTTGCATGCTGCCGCGCAACAACCACGCCACGGCATGCGTCTCCGGCACCGGTGCCGTCGGCCTCACGGGACGGCCTGCCGCGTCACCGGCCGCAGCAGCTCGACCTCGGCCAGCGCGACGCCTGCCGGCGCATCCAGCCGCAACCGGTACTCGGCATAGTCGCCCGGGCGCTCGATGCGGAAAGGACGCAACTGCCGGCCGGACGGGAATGCCTGCTCGCGCCTGTGGTCCAGCCGCGTCCACGCCCCGTCGCCGGAACGGCCTTCCAGCGTCCATGACAGGCCTGCCAGTGCCTGGTCCGCGCTGGTCAGCGTGTAGTGCGTGGCGCGCGCCGGGGCCGCGAAGCGGAAGTCGAGAGGGGCGTCTGCGCGCAGCGAAAGCCCGGTGGACGCGTCGTCGTCGACCAGTGCGCCCGCCTTGCCGCGTCCACCCAGCGACACGCTGAGGGCGTTCGATGTCAGGTCGGCCAGGCCGCGCGGCGCTTCGCCCGGCGGCGTCAGCGACGGCGGCAATGCGTCGGTGCCGCTGCCCCATGCGGAAGGCGCGCTCCCCATGACGAATTCCAGCGTGGCGCCGTCGGCGATGTCCTGGTGGCGGATCCACGCCTGCGACCAGGGCTTGCCATCGACCTTGAGCGATTGCACGTATACGTTGCGTGCGTCGTTGTTGCGGGCGATCACGGTCAGCGTCCGTCCATCGCCCAGATCCACCTGGGCGTACGGGAAGGCGGGCGACCCGATGACGTACTCCGGCGCCCCCATCCTCAGCGGATACAGGCCCAGCATGCCGAACAGGTACCACGCCGACATCTCGCCGTTGTCCTCGTCGCCGGGATAGCCCTGCCCGATCTCGCTGCCCAGATACAGCCTGCCCAGGATGTCGCGGGTGATGCGCTGCGTCTTCCAGGGCTGTCCTGCCGCCACGTACATCCAGGGAATGTGGTGCGAGGGCTGGTTGCTGTGCGCGTACATGCCCATGCGCACATCGCGCGCTTCGGTCATTTCATGGATGGTGTTGCCGTAGGAACCGGCGAACTTCTTCTCCGCGGTCTCGGGCGTGGCGAAGAACGCGTCCAGCCGCTGCGCCAGCGCGCCCTCTCCGCCCAGCAGGTGGGCCAGGCCGGCGGCATCGTGCGGCGTGGTGAAGGCGAAGGTCCATGCATTGGCTTCGGTGTAGTCGCCGCCCCAGACGCGCGGATCGAACGCCGATGCCGGCGAGTGCCAGCGGCCATCCGGCGCGCGGCCGCGGAAGAACCGGGTGGCGGGATCGAACAGGTGCACGTAGTCGGTCGCGCGGGCCCGGAAGTACTCCGCTTCCTCCGCATAGCGGCGCGCGCGTGCGGGGTCTTCCTCCCGGGCCGCCAGTCCGCTGGCCATCTGCGCAAGGCCGAAATCGTTGAGGGCGCCTTCCAGCGTCCACGACAGGCCTTCATGCACCCCATGGTCGGCATAGCCGCGATACATCGACCGCGACAGCCCCTTGCGGCCGACGTTCGATACCGGCGGCACCACGGTGGCGTTGCGCAGCGCCGCCTCGTATGCCTCGCGGGCATCGAAGCCGCCCACGCCCTTCAGCCACGCATCGGCGAACGCCACGTCGGAACTGGTGCCGACCATCAGGTCGGCATAGCCGGGCGATGACCAGCGCGCGACCCAGCCGCCGTCGCGGTACTGCTGCAGGAAGCCGTCGATCATCTCGCCGGCGCGCTCGGGGGCGAACAGGGCGTAGGCCGGCCACGTGGTGCGGAACGTATCCCAGAAGCCGTTGTTGACGTAGATCCTGCCGGGCTTCACGGAGGCGGAGGTCCGCTCGGCATCGCCGCCGGCGTTCTCCTTGGACCAACTGTTCTGGTCCGCATGGCGCCAGTCGGGGTGCCCGGCACTGCCGACGTTCTCGTGCGCGATGTTGGGATACAGGAAGAGCCGGTACAGATTGGAGTACACCGTGACCCGCTGGTCGTGGCTCGCGCCCTCCACTTTCACCCGGCCCAGCAGTGCGTCCCACGCATCCTGCGCGCGCGCGCGGACCAGATCGAAGCCGGCGTCGCCGATTTCCTGCTCCAGGTTGCGCTGCGCCTGCTCCACCGAGATCAGCGACGTGGCGATGCGCATGACGACTTCGCGCGCCTGGCCCGGCGCGAACTTCACGTAGCCGGTGGGTCGTCCCGTGTCGATCTTGCCGCTGTCCAGCCACGGCCGGTCGAAGCGCGCATAGACGAACATGCGCGTGGCGCCGTTGGACAGGCCGCTGCGGGTGTCGGAATAGCCGCGCACGGTCTGCGTCGCCGCGTCCAGCGTCAGCCCGGCGCGGGCATCCACGTTGTCGAACAGCAGGTTGGCCTCGCCGCCCTCCGGAAAGCGGAACCGGAAGATGGCCGCACGTTCGCTAGGCGCGATCTCGGCACGGATGCCGTTGTCGAAGTCCACGCGGTAGGCGTGCGGCCGGGCCTCCTCGTTGTCGTGGGAGAAGGAGAGCGCCCGCTTCCCGCGGTCGGCCTCCGGCACGCCGTGCGTCGACGACGGCATGACCTGGAAGGTCTGGCGGTCGCCCATCCACGGACTGGGCTGGTGGCTGATCGACAACGCCTGCAGGCGCGGCCGGTTGTCGTCGCCGTTCTGCTCGTTCCACCGGTACAGCCAGCCCAGCGAGCCGGCGTCGGTCACGGGGACCCAGAAGTTGAAGCCATGCGGCATGGCCGTGGCGGGAATGTTGTTGCCCCGCGAAAACGTGGCGTTGGACTGGGTGCCGCGGGTGGTGATGACGTAGTCGCTGGGACGCCGGACCTCCGGCTGCGCCTGGCGGCGCAGGGCGATATCGTCGATCCAGCCGGTCGAGACCGCGGCCGGAACCGGCTGGACCTGCAGTTCGATGGC belongs to Pseudoxanthomonas sp. F37 and includes:
- a CDS encoding GH92 family glycosyl hydrolase; translated protein: MTEPSRHRRAPVAAALLLLAGALPAQAHDADFATSFEPGEPVPAPAEQADVGIAVGNGPARPYAAPAKMGYTGQRALRYRADAAGRARLFAVDIEVQQDTVLSWRVLPEIVDGHTAASTGVAVDLLFDDGSRLSQRGLTDHHGAPATAGGQAASKTLYPQQWAHKQVRVGDLAALRGKRIRAIELQVQPVPAAVSTGWIDDIALRRQAQPEVRRPSDYVITTRGTQSNATFSRGNNIPATAMPHGFNFWVPVTDAGSLGWLYRWNEQNGDDNRPRLQALSISHQPSPWMGDRQTFQVMPSSTHGVPEADRGKRALSFSHDNEEARPHAYRVDFDNGIRAEIAPSERAAIFRFRFPEGGEANLLFDNVDARAGLTLDAATQTVRGYSDTRSGLSNGATRMFVYARFDRPWLDSGKIDTGRPTGYVKFAPGQAREVVMRIATSLISVEQAQRNLEQEIGDAGFDLVRARAQDAWDALLGRVKVEGASHDQRVTVYSNLYRLFLYPNIAHENVGSAGHPDWRHADQNSWSKENAGGDAERTSASVKPGRIYVNNGFWDTFRTTWPAYALFAPERAGEMIDGFLQQYRDGGWVARWSSPGYADLMVGTSSDVAFADAWLKGVGGFDAREAYEAALRNATVVPPVSNVGRKGLSRSMYRGYADHGVHEGLSWTLEGALNDFGLAQMASGLAAREEDPARARRYAEEAEYFRARATDYVHLFDPATRFFRGRAPDGRWHSPASAFDPRVWGGDYTEANAWTFAFTTPHDAAGLAHLLGGEGALAQRLDAFFATPETAEKKFAGSYGNTIHEMTEARDVRMGMYAHSNQPSHHIPWMYVAAGQPWKTQRITRDILGRLYLGSEIGQGYPGDEDNGEMSAWYLFGMLGLYPLRMGAPEYVIGSPAFPYAQVDLGDGRTLTVIARNNDARNVYVQSLKVDGKPWSQAWIRHQDIADGATLEFVMGSAPSAWGSGTDALPPSLTPPGEAPRGLADLTSNALSVSLGGRGKAGALVDDDASTGLSLRADAPLDFRFAAPARATHYTLTSADQALAGLSWTLEGRSGDGAWTRLDHRREQAFPSGRQLRPFRIERPGDYAEYRLRLDAPAGVALAEVELLRPVTRQAVP